Proteins encoded together in one Myotis daubentonii chromosome 17, mMyoDau2.1, whole genome shotgun sequence window:
- the CCNE2 gene encoding G1/S-specific cyclin-E2 isoform X1 — MSRRSSRLQAKQQPQPNQTDSPQEAQIIQAKRRKTAQDVRKRREEKVAQKHQYEIRNCWPPALSGGISPCIIIETPHKEIETSDFSRFTNYRFKNLFINPSPLPDLSWGCSNDVWLNMLKKETRYVHDKHFEVLHSDLEPQMRSILLDWLLEVCEVYTLHRETFYLAQDFFDRFMLTQKDINKNMLQLIGITSLFIASKLEEIYAPKLQEFAYVTDGACSEEDILRMELIILKALKWELCPVTVISWLNLFLQVDALKDAPKVLLPQYSQEKFIQIAQLLDLCILAIDSLEFQYRVLAAAALCHFTSIEVVKKASGLEWESISECVEWMVPFASVVKSTSPVKLKMFNKISMEDRHNIQTHTNYLPMLEEVNYVNTLRNGGQLSPVCNGGIMTPPKSTEKPSGKH; from the exons ATGTCAAGACGCAG CAGCCGTTTACAAGCTaagcagcagccccagcccaaCCAGACTGATTCCCCCCAAGAAGCCCAGATAATTCAGGCCAAGAGGAGAAAAACAGCCCAG GATgtcagaaagaggagagaggagaaggtcGCCCAGAAACACCAGTATGAGATTAGG AACTGTTGGCCACCTGCATTATCTGGGGGGATCAGTCCTTGCATTATCATTGAAACACCccacaaagaaatagaaacaagtgACTTCTCCAGATTTACaaattatagatttaaaaatctttttattaatCCTTCACCTTTGCCAGATTTAAG CTGGGGATGTTCGAATGATGTTTGGCTAAACATGTTAAAGAAAGAGACCCGATATGTTCATGACAAACATTTTGAAGTTCTGCATTCTGACTTGGAACCACAAATGAGGTCAATACTTCTAGACTGGCTTTTAGAG GTATGTGAAGTATACACACTGCATAGGGAAACATTTTACCTTGCGCAAGACTTTTTTGATAGATTTATGTTGACACAAaaggatataaataaaaatatgctccAACTCATCGGAATTACCTCATTATTCATTGCTTCCAAACTTGAG GAAATCTATGCTCCTAAGCTCCAAGAGTTTGCTTATGTCACTGATGGTGCTTGCAGTGAAGAGGATATCTTAAGGATGGAACTCATTATATTAAAG GCTTTAAAATGGGAACTTTGTCCTGTAACAGTCATCTCCTGGCTCAATCTCTTCCTTCAAGTTGATGCTCTTAAAGATGCTCCTAAAGTTCTTCTACCTCAGTATTCTCAGGAAAAGTTCATTCAGATAGCTCAG CTTTTAGATCTGTGTATTCTAGCCATTGATTCATTAGAGTTCCAGTACAGAGTACTGGCTGCCGCCGCCTTGTGCCATTTTACCTCTATTGAAGTCGTTAAGAAAGCCTCAG GTTTGGAATGGGAAAGCATTTCTGAATGTGTAGAGTGGATGGTGCCCTTTGCCAGTGTAGTAAAAAGTACTAGTCCAGTGAAGCTGAAGATGTTTAATAAGATTTCTATGGAAGACAGACACAACATCCAGACACACACAAATTACCTGCCTATGCTG GAGGAAGTCAATTACGTAAACACCCTCAGGAATGGGGGACAACTGTCACCAGTTTGCAATGGAGGCATCATGACACCACCGAAGAGCACTGAAAAACCATCAGGAAAACACTAA
- the CCNE2 gene encoding G1/S-specific cyclin-E2 isoform X3, protein MSRRSSRLQAKQQPQPNQTDSPQEAQIIQAKRRKTAQDVRKRREEKVAQKHQYEIRNCWPPALSGGISPCIIIETPHKEIETSDFSRFTNYRFKNLFINPSPLPDLSWGCSNDVWLNMLKKETRYVHDKHFEVLHSDLEPQMRSILLDWLLEEIYAPKLQEFAYVTDGACSEEDILRMELIILKALKWELCPVTVISWLNLFLQVDALKDAPKVLLPQYSQEKFIQIAQLLDLCILAIDSLEFQYRVLAAAALCHFTSIEVVKKASGLEWESISECVEWMVPFASVVKSTSPVKLKMFNKISMEDRHNIQTHTNYLPMLEEVNYVNTLRNGGQLSPVCNGGIMTPPKSTEKPSGKH, encoded by the exons ATGTCAAGACGCAG CAGCCGTTTACAAGCTaagcagcagccccagcccaaCCAGACTGATTCCCCCCAAGAAGCCCAGATAATTCAGGCCAAGAGGAGAAAAACAGCCCAG GATgtcagaaagaggagagaggagaaggtcGCCCAGAAACACCAGTATGAGATTAGG AACTGTTGGCCACCTGCATTATCTGGGGGGATCAGTCCTTGCATTATCATTGAAACACCccacaaagaaatagaaacaagtgACTTCTCCAGATTTACaaattatagatttaaaaatctttttattaatCCTTCACCTTTGCCAGATTTAAG CTGGGGATGTTCGAATGATGTTTGGCTAAACATGTTAAAGAAAGAGACCCGATATGTTCATGACAAACATTTTGAAGTTCTGCATTCTGACTTGGAACCACAAATGAGGTCAATACTTCTAGACTGGCTTTTAGAG GAAATCTATGCTCCTAAGCTCCAAGAGTTTGCTTATGTCACTGATGGTGCTTGCAGTGAAGAGGATATCTTAAGGATGGAACTCATTATATTAAAG GCTTTAAAATGGGAACTTTGTCCTGTAACAGTCATCTCCTGGCTCAATCTCTTCCTTCAAGTTGATGCTCTTAAAGATGCTCCTAAAGTTCTTCTACCTCAGTATTCTCAGGAAAAGTTCATTCAGATAGCTCAG CTTTTAGATCTGTGTATTCTAGCCATTGATTCATTAGAGTTCCAGTACAGAGTACTGGCTGCCGCCGCCTTGTGCCATTTTACCTCTATTGAAGTCGTTAAGAAAGCCTCAG GTTTGGAATGGGAAAGCATTTCTGAATGTGTAGAGTGGATGGTGCCCTTTGCCAGTGTAGTAAAAAGTACTAGTCCAGTGAAGCTGAAGATGTTTAATAAGATTTCTATGGAAGACAGACACAACATCCAGACACACACAAATTACCTGCCTATGCTG GAGGAAGTCAATTACGTAAACACCCTCAGGAATGGGGGACAACTGTCACCAGTTTGCAATGGAGGCATCATGACACCACCGAAGAGCACTGAAAAACCATCAGGAAAACACTAA
- the CCNE2 gene encoding G1/S-specific cyclin-E2 isoform X2: MSRRSRLQAKQQPQPNQTDSPQEAQIIQAKRRKTAQDVRKRREEKVAQKHQYEIRNCWPPALSGGISPCIIIETPHKEIETSDFSRFTNYRFKNLFINPSPLPDLSWGCSNDVWLNMLKKETRYVHDKHFEVLHSDLEPQMRSILLDWLLEVCEVYTLHRETFYLAQDFFDRFMLTQKDINKNMLQLIGITSLFIASKLEEIYAPKLQEFAYVTDGACSEEDILRMELIILKALKWELCPVTVISWLNLFLQVDALKDAPKVLLPQYSQEKFIQIAQLLDLCILAIDSLEFQYRVLAAAALCHFTSIEVVKKASGLEWESISECVEWMVPFASVVKSTSPVKLKMFNKISMEDRHNIQTHTNYLPMLEEVNYVNTLRNGGQLSPVCNGGIMTPPKSTEKPSGKH; encoded by the exons ATGTCAAGACGCAG CCGTTTACAAGCTaagcagcagccccagcccaaCCAGACTGATTCCCCCCAAGAAGCCCAGATAATTCAGGCCAAGAGGAGAAAAACAGCCCAG GATgtcagaaagaggagagaggagaaggtcGCCCAGAAACACCAGTATGAGATTAGG AACTGTTGGCCACCTGCATTATCTGGGGGGATCAGTCCTTGCATTATCATTGAAACACCccacaaagaaatagaaacaagtgACTTCTCCAGATTTACaaattatagatttaaaaatctttttattaatCCTTCACCTTTGCCAGATTTAAG CTGGGGATGTTCGAATGATGTTTGGCTAAACATGTTAAAGAAAGAGACCCGATATGTTCATGACAAACATTTTGAAGTTCTGCATTCTGACTTGGAACCACAAATGAGGTCAATACTTCTAGACTGGCTTTTAGAG GTATGTGAAGTATACACACTGCATAGGGAAACATTTTACCTTGCGCAAGACTTTTTTGATAGATTTATGTTGACACAAaaggatataaataaaaatatgctccAACTCATCGGAATTACCTCATTATTCATTGCTTCCAAACTTGAG GAAATCTATGCTCCTAAGCTCCAAGAGTTTGCTTATGTCACTGATGGTGCTTGCAGTGAAGAGGATATCTTAAGGATGGAACTCATTATATTAAAG GCTTTAAAATGGGAACTTTGTCCTGTAACAGTCATCTCCTGGCTCAATCTCTTCCTTCAAGTTGATGCTCTTAAAGATGCTCCTAAAGTTCTTCTACCTCAGTATTCTCAGGAAAAGTTCATTCAGATAGCTCAG CTTTTAGATCTGTGTATTCTAGCCATTGATTCATTAGAGTTCCAGTACAGAGTACTGGCTGCCGCCGCCTTGTGCCATTTTACCTCTATTGAAGTCGTTAAGAAAGCCTCAG GTTTGGAATGGGAAAGCATTTCTGAATGTGTAGAGTGGATGGTGCCCTTTGCCAGTGTAGTAAAAAGTACTAGTCCAGTGAAGCTGAAGATGTTTAATAAGATTTCTATGGAAGACAGACACAACATCCAGACACACACAAATTACCTGCCTATGCTG GAGGAAGTCAATTACGTAAACACCCTCAGGAATGGGGGACAACTGTCACCAGTTTGCAATGGAGGCATCATGACACCACCGAAGAGCACTGAAAAACCATCAGGAAAACACTAA